From one Tetragenococcus osmophilus genomic stretch:
- the trxA gene encoding thioredoxin → MTQTVTDKNFNVETENGLVMIDFWADWCGPCKMQAPILEQVEQEYGEDEFRVVKIDVDENPEVPASFGIMSIPTLILKKDGEVVDKAIGVQTKDQLENMIASHL, encoded by the coding sequence ATGACACAAACAGTGACAGACAAGAATTTTAATGTAGAAACAGAAAATGGTTTAGTAATGATTGATTTTTGGGCAGATTGGTGTGGCCCTTGCAAAATGCAAGCACCTATCTTAGAGCAAGTTGAACAAGAATACGGTGAAGATGAATTTCGTGTTGTAAAAATTGATGTGGATGAAAACCCAGAAGTACCCGCTAGTTTTGGTATTATGAGTATTCCAACGTTGATTTTAAAAAAAGATGGCGAAGTTGTTGATAAAGCCATTGGCGTGCAAACAAAAGATCAATTAGAAAACATGATTGCTTCTCATTTATAA
- a CDS encoding CvpA family protein — translation MIGFIIFLLLLFSFYTGARRATALQLLYTVGCILSFFLAMALYESWGEKIELYVPYLSVTPETEMVYYSQELSFDLDKAYYAAVAFVGWLIFGWLLTKFIMIFVRSLRFKRLLEDDWLVAGILNTVLMYITILIALKVLTMIPVEGIQNIFTRSFTADFIVDKTPLLSNMFDRLWITNIL, via the coding sequence ATGATTGGTTTTATAATTTTTTTATTACTATTATTTTCTTTTTATACTGGTGCACGACGAGCGACAGCTCTACAATTACTCTATACAGTGGGGTGTATTCTTTCCTTTTTTCTAGCTATGGCTCTTTATGAAAGCTGGGGAGAAAAAATTGAGCTATATGTTCCTTATTTATCGGTAACACCAGAAACTGAAATGGTTTATTATAGCCAGGAATTGTCTTTTGATTTAGACAAGGCTTATTATGCTGCCGTTGCGTTTGTTGGTTGGCTAATTTTTGGCTGGCTATTGACTAAATTTATCATGATTTTTGTTAGGAGTCTACGTTTTAAACGGCTACTTGAAGATGACTGGTTAGTTGCAGGGATTTTAAATACGGTACTGATGTATATTACCATTTTAATAGCATTGAAAGTTTTGACTATGATTCCTGTTGAAGGAATTCAAAACATATTTACTAGAAGTTTCACTGCTGATTTTATTGTTGATAAGACGCCACTGTTATCCAATATGTTTGATCGACTTTGGATAACGAACATTTTGTAA
- a CDS encoding alpha/beta hydrolase: MKKQKAIVRAGMLSLGLISYLMFKNQPETIVLKENALENYPAPIDQIQKEDIYLITEDGLPLALTVFEPTEQPIKAVIQIVHGLLEHRLRYNHLASFLARHGFAVVVSDNRGHGDSVDSNNPLEQMPGVRRMVKDQLKITQLINERFANLPVYLYGHSYGSVIARLYLQENDQNIDKLLMTGTVQYEKKAKYGVVLALLADVFAGKGSYSWIIKKLSNFGSTDKTWLTNDPIEVEKASKDSRMLPGYNNLGVTTIWEGVRRLKDISLFTCQNPDLAIMSITGAEDKEITGGKSGLIDTRRTLRKIGYHDIEMLNFPGMKHEVINEINQDLVYQTMLEFFIK; this comes from the coding sequence GTGAAAAAGCAGAAAGCTATAGTAAGAGCTGGCATGCTAAGTTTGGGATTAATAAGTTATCTCATGTTTAAAAATCAGCCAGAAACGATCGTGTTGAAAGAAAATGCCTTAGAAAATTATCCAGCGCCTATAGATCAAATTCAAAAAGAAGACATTTATTTAATTACTGAAGATGGTCTTCCATTAGCGCTTACGGTCTTTGAGCCAACAGAGCAACCAATAAAAGCTGTAATACAAATTGTTCATGGACTATTAGAACACCGATTACGCTATAACCATTTAGCTTCATTTTTAGCACGGCATGGTTTTGCAGTGGTTGTAAGCGACAACCGAGGTCATGGTGATTCGGTTGATAGCAACAACCCATTAGAGCAAATGCCTGGCGTACGACGTATGGTTAAAGATCAGCTTAAAATTACGCAGTTGATCAATGAACGCTTTGCTAACTTGCCAGTTTACTTATATGGCCATTCTTATGGTTCTGTTATAGCGCGCCTATATCTTCAAGAAAATGACCAAAATATCGATAAATTACTAATGACAGGAACTGTGCAATATGAAAAAAAGGCAAAGTATGGAGTGGTCTTAGCTTTACTAGCTGATGTATTTGCTGGTAAGGGTAGTTATTCATGGATTATAAAAAAGTTATCTAATTTTGGTTCAACAGATAAGACTTGGTTAACAAATGACCCAATAGAAGTAGAAAAAGCGTCAAAAGATTCACGGATGCTTCCTGGATATAACAATTTAGGTGTGACAACGATTTGGGAAGGCGTTCGTCGCTTGAAAGATATTTCTTTATTTACTTGCCAGAATCCTGATTTAGCCATTATGAGCATTACAGGAGCTGAAGATAAGGAGATTACTGGAGGAAAAAGCGGGTTAATCGATACACGAAGAACTCTACGGAAAATAGGTTACCATGATATTGAAATGTTGAATTTTCCTGGGATGAAACATGAAGTAATAAATGAAATCAACCAAGATTTAGTGTATCAAACCATGTTAGAATTTTTTATTAAATAA
- a CDS encoding VOC family protein, with amino-acid sequence MRMAHTCVRVKDLENSVEFYETAFGFQETNRKDFPENEFTIVYMSLPNDDYELELTYNYDHGAYDLGDGYGHIAIATEDLQALHDKHAGEGFDVTELKGLPGTAPSYYFVKDPDGYKIEVIKED; translated from the coding sequence ATGAGAATGGCACATACTTGTGTACGGGTAAAAGACCTAGAAAATTCGGTCGAATTTTATGAAACAGCTTTTGGCTTTCAAGAAACCAATCGGAAAGATTTTCCAGAAAATGAGTTCACTATCGTTTACATGTCTTTACCTAACGATGACTATGAATTAGAGCTAACTTACAATTATGATCATGGAGCTTACGATCTAGGAGATGGGTACGGCCACATCGCAATTGCTACCGAAGACCTACAAGCACTACATGATAAACACGCCGGCGAAGGCTTTGATGTAACAGAATTAAAGGGACTTCCAGGAACGGCTCCTTCTTATTACTTCGTTAAAGACCCAGATGGTTATAAAATTGAAGTTATCAAAGAAGATTAA
- a CDS encoding endonuclease MutS2, with translation MKELNQDILTTLEFDQVKAQIAQYLVTAQGKEELQRLVPVKDEQLINNLLEETDDAIKALRLRGGIPIPKLENIQPHMKRIEIGADLNGPELAQISRVLSTTAEVDQFLEEFKEEDTQFYRLYGWQEQLTALPSLRKRLKTAIDEDGRVTDEASVELKNIRHNITRSEQSIRENLDSIIHGKQARYLNDTLVTMRNERYVIPVRQENRNVFGGVVHDQSSSGQTLFIEPGQVVELNNQLRQYQVAERDEVARILSELSAELVPNRKEIMHNAYIIGKFDFMNAKARFAKDLKAVVPRMNRENHVYFKQARHPLLDQTQVIANDIMIGEDYQAVVITGPNTGGKTITLKTLGLLQLMGQAGLPITAGEDSQMGIFGEIFADIGDEQSIEQNLSTFSSHMTTIVDVLDKVDQDSLVLFDELGAGTDPQEGAALAIAILDELAAKQAYVMATTHYPELKVYGYNRPKTVNASMEFDVDTLRPTYKLLIGIPGRSNAFEISRRLGLSSTVIDSAKQIMSGESQDLNEMITDLENRRKMAESEYEELKQHENEAEQLHQELEEAYQYFYEQKEDELAKARSQANEIVEQAKEESDKIIADLRKMQQSGQKNVKENELIQAKGQLNQLEQSEEHLKKNKVLQKAKQEKQFKAGDEVLVVPYNQRGELLDKIGKNQWQVQLGILKMDVNEEDLQAVASQEQAQPQPKRHVSTLNSSGPHVSTQLDLRGKHYEDAVNELDQYLDAAILAGYSQVTIVHGKGTGALRKGVLNYLKNHRSVKKYEFAPANQGGNGATVVYFK, from the coding sequence ATGAAGGAATTAAACCAAGATATTTTAACTACTTTAGAATTTGATCAAGTAAAAGCACAAATTGCGCAATATTTGGTTACTGCGCAAGGAAAAGAGGAGCTCCAACGGTTAGTTCCAGTAAAAGATGAACAACTTATTAATAATTTATTAGAAGAAACGGATGACGCTATAAAAGCACTTCGCTTACGTGGGGGAATTCCGATTCCTAAACTTGAAAATATTCAACCACATATGAAAAGAATTGAAATCGGCGCTGATTTGAACGGACCTGAGTTAGCTCAAATTTCACGGGTATTATCAACAACGGCTGAAGTAGACCAATTTTTAGAAGAATTTAAAGAAGAGGATACTCAATTTTATCGTTTGTATGGCTGGCAAGAGCAATTGACTGCTCTTCCGTCTTTAAGGAAACGTTTAAAGACGGCGATTGATGAAGATGGACGTGTAACAGATGAGGCATCTGTGGAGTTAAAGAACATACGACATAATATTACTCGAAGTGAACAAAGCATTCGTGAAAACTTAGATAGTATTATTCATGGGAAACAAGCTCGTTATCTTAATGATACACTGGTTACAATGCGTAATGAACGCTATGTTATCCCAGTAAGACAAGAAAATCGAAATGTATTTGGCGGTGTGGTACATGACCAAAGCTCTTCTGGACAAACCCTTTTTATTGAACCTGGACAAGTAGTTGAGCTTAACAATCAGTTACGTCAATATCAAGTTGCTGAACGAGATGAAGTTGCTCGGATTTTATCAGAATTATCCGCTGAATTAGTACCCAATCGTAAAGAAATTATGCACAATGCCTATATTATTGGAAAATTTGATTTTATGAACGCCAAAGCTCGTTTTGCTAAAGATTTAAAAGCTGTAGTCCCTAGGATGAATCGAGAAAATCATGTATATTTTAAGCAAGCAAGACATCCGCTTTTGGATCAAACTCAAGTAATAGCTAATGACATAATGATTGGTGAAGATTACCAAGCTGTGGTTATTACAGGACCTAATACAGGCGGAAAAACGATAACTTTAAAGACACTAGGATTATTGCAATTGATGGGCCAAGCTGGTTTGCCTATAACTGCTGGAGAAGACAGTCAGATGGGAATCTTTGGCGAGATTTTTGCTGATATTGGAGATGAGCAGTCCATTGAACAAAATTTATCTACTTTTTCTTCTCATATGACAACGATTGTAGATGTATTAGATAAAGTTGACCAAGATAGTTTGGTTTTATTTGATGAATTAGGCGCCGGGACTGACCCACAAGAAGGGGCTGCTTTAGCTATTGCGATATTAGATGAATTAGCTGCTAAACAAGCTTATGTTATGGCAACAACTCATTATCCCGAGTTAAAAGTTTATGGTTATAATCGTCCTAAAACGGTGAACGCCTCGATGGAATTTGACGTGGATACTTTACGGCCTACGTATAAATTGTTGATCGGTATTCCTGGTAGAAGTAATGCCTTTGAAATTTCGAGACGTTTAGGTTTGAGTTCCACAGTTATTGACTCTGCTAAACAGATTATGAGTGGTGAAAGTCAAGATCTCAATGAAATGATTACAGATCTAGAAAATCGTCGAAAAATGGCTGAAAGCGAATATGAAGAATTAAAACAGCATGAAAATGAAGCAGAACAATTACATCAGGAATTAGAAGAAGCTTATCAGTATTTTTATGAGCAAAAAGAAGATGAGCTAGCTAAAGCACGCAGTCAAGCTAATGAAATCGTAGAACAAGCAAAAGAAGAATCTGATAAAATTATCGCTGACCTTCGTAAGATGCAACAAAGTGGGCAAAAAAATGTTAAAGAAAATGAGTTAATTCAAGCTAAGGGACAGCTAAACCAATTAGAACAATCTGAAGAGCATTTGAAAAAGAATAAGGTTTTACAAAAGGCAAAACAAGAAAAGCAATTTAAAGCCGGCGACGAAGTTCTTGTGGTTCCTTACAACCAACGTGGCGAACTTTTAGATAAAATTGGCAAAAATCAATGGCAAGTTCAACTAGGAATTTTAAAAATGGATGTAAATGAAGAAGACTTACAAGCAGTAGCTTCTCAAGAACAAGCTCAACCTCAACCGAAACGTCATGTATCTACATTAAATTCTAGTGGTCCGCATGTATCTACCCAGTTAGATTTAAGAGGTAAGCATTACGAAGATGCGGTAAATGAACTTGATCAATATTTAGACGCTGCGATTTTAGCTGGTTATTCGCAAGTAACAATCGTTCATGGAAAAGGGACAGGAGCTTTACGTAAAGGTGTATTAAATTACTTGAAAAATCATCGAAGCGTAAAAAAATATGAATTTGCTCCAGCTAATCAAGGAGGCAATGGCGCAACAGTGGTTTATTTTAAGTAA
- the zapA gene encoding cell division protein ZapA produces MAKQKNRFKAVIENQECTIISKESPEHMKMVTELVNEQLEEIKRMSIETDNEQAAILLAINAVSDQFKKQEELMELKDENEALYKKAVQAAELENRMQRIEQVEQEAKKVLEKQGRKDTQINNHLQAQQILNENRKQDIQQKVSQG; encoded by the coding sequence GTGGCTAAGCAAAAAAACCGTTTCAAAGCGGTGATTGAAAATCAGGAGTGTACTATTATTAGTAAAGAAAGTCCTGAGCATATGAAAATGGTGACTGAGCTTGTCAATGAACAGCTAGAAGAAATTAAGCGTATGTCGATCGAAACAGATAATGAGCAAGCAGCTATCTTACTTGCTATAAACGCAGTATCTGACCAGTTCAAAAAACAAGAAGAACTAATGGAATTGAAAGATGAGAATGAAGCTTTGTATAAAAAAGCGGTCCAAGCAGCAGAGCTAGAAAATCGTATGCAGCGTATTGAGCAGGTTGAGCAAGAAGCAAAAAAAGTATTGGAAAAACAAGGCAGAAAAGATACTCAGATTAACAATCACTTACAAGCACAGCAAATTTTAAATGAAAATCGCAAGCAAGATATCCAGCAAAAGGTATCTCAGGGCTAG
- a CDS encoding NUDIX hydrolase — translation MKEAVFGKKEEGKEYKARYGAYIVISRREKKEVILVQAPNGAFFLPGGEIEKEETHAETIAREMLEELGFSVQIGAYLGEAKEYFYSSHRDTYFEHPGYFYVADQWEKIAEPTEKTNQLYWVTPDDAMLLLKRGSHRWAMQKWMKKNHL, via the coding sequence ATGAAAGAAGCTGTTTTTGGTAAAAAAGAAGAGGGGAAAGAATACAAAGCTCGTTATGGAGCTTATATCGTTATTAGTCGTCGGGAGAAAAAAGAGGTTATTTTAGTGCAAGCGCCTAACGGAGCCTTCTTTTTACCTGGTGGGGAAATCGAAAAAGAAGAAACCCACGCAGAAACAATTGCGCGTGAGATGTTAGAAGAATTAGGATTTAGTGTACAAATCGGGGCTTATTTAGGGGAAGCTAAAGAATATTTTTATTCTAGCCATCGTGATACTTATTTTGAACACCCAGGTTATTTCTACGTTGCAGATCAATGGGAAAAAATCGCCGAACCGACTGAAAAGACCAATCAGCTTTATTGGGTGACCCCTGATGATGCGATGTTATTATTAAAAAGAGGAAGTCATCGTTGGGCAATGCAAAAATGGATGAAAAAGAATCATTTATAA